The sequence GCCACCGCCGTCACGTCCCGGACGGTGACCAGGTCCTCGATCTCCAGCGCGGACAGCGTGCCCGCGACCTCGTCGAGACGCAGCTTGTACCGCTCCAGCGTGGCGAGCGCCTGGTTGGCCCGGGACAGGATCGCGGAGGACTCCTCCAGGACCCGGCGCTCCCCGTCCACGTACAGCGCGATCAGCCGCATCGACTGGGAGACCGAGACGACGGGGAAGCCGCACGCCTTGGAGACCCGGTCCGCCGTACGGTGCCGGGTGCCCGTCTCCTCCGTGGGGATCGACGCGTCCGGGACCAGCTGCACACCGGCCCGCAGGATCTTGGTCATGTCCTTGTCGAGGATCAGCGCTCCGTCGAGCTTGCACAGCTCGCGCAGGCGCGTCGCCGTGAACTCCACGTCCAGCACGAACCCGCCGGTGCACATCGACTCGACGGTCCGGTCCATGCCCAGCACGATCAGGCCGCCGGTATTGCCGCGCAGAATGCGCTCCAGGCCGTCCCGCAGGGCCATACCGGGCGCGACCGCGCTCAGCGAGGCGCGCATCAGCGCCTCGTTACCGGTGCCTTGGCCGGACTTTCCGGGCGTCGTCGCCCGGTCGTTGGCTGCCACTGCACTCCTCCGGTCACAGGTTTGCGGTGCCCTTGCGTCCCCCATGCCGTGTCCACGGGCGGGCGAGACCAGGGCAAAGTCTACCGGCGCGTGTTGTCTTCCTGACGAGGCTGCGGCGCCTCCTGGCGAGAGCGGCGCGGGAGGACCCGCAGGGCGTCGCCCATGTCGGCGACTTCCGTGACCTTCATACCGGCCGGGACCCTCCCCGGGTCGGTCGGTACGAGGGCGTGGGTGAAGCCCAGACGATGGGCCTCGGCCAGCCTCCGCTGCACCCCGGTGACCCTTCTGACCTCGCCCGCGAGCCCCACCTCGCCGATCGCGACGAGGTTCTTCGGGAGCGGGGTGTCGCTGGCCGCGCTGGCCAGCGCGAGGGCGACCGCCAGGTCGGCGGCGGGCTCGGTGAGCTTCACGCCGCCCACCGTCGCGCTGTAGATGTCCCGCTTGCCGAGCGCGCTGATCCGGCCCCGCTGCTCCAGCACGGCGAGCATCATGGAGACCCGGGAGGTCTCCAGGCCGGAGGTCGTGCGCCGGGGCGAGGGGATCTGCGAGTCCACGGTGAGCGCCTGGACCTCGGCGACCAGGGGCCGCTTGCCCTCCAGCGTCACCGTCAGGCAGGTGCCCGGCACGGCGACGTCGCGGCGGGTCAGGAACAGGCCCGAGGGGTCGGCGAGACCCGTGATGCCCTCGTCGTGCAGCTCGAAGCAGCCGACCTCGTCGGTCGCCCCGTAGCGGTTCTTGACGCCGCGCACCAGCCGCAGCCGGGCGTGCCGGTCGCCCTCGAAGGACAGCACCACGTCCACCAGGTGCTCCAGCAGCCGGGGCCCGGCGATCGCGCCGTCCTTGGTGACGTGGCCGACGAGCAGCGTGGCCATCCCGCGCTCCTTGGAGGCCCGGATCAGCGCCCCGGCCACCTCCCGGACCTGGGCCATCCCGCCGGGCGCGCCGTCGATCTCGGGCGAGGCGACCGTCTGCACCGAGTCCAGGATCAGCAGCGACGGCTTGACCTCGTCCAGATGCGCGAGCACCGCCGACAGGTCCGTCTCCGCCGCGAGGTAGAGGTGGTCGTTGATCGCCCTGATCCGGTCGGCCCGCAGCCGGACCTGGCTCGCGGACTCCTCGGCGGTCACGTACAGCGTGCGGTGGGCGTCGCTCGCCGCCTTGGCCGCCACGTCCAGCAGCAGCGTCGACTTGCCGACGCCCGGCTCGCCCGCCAGCAGAACGACCGCGCCCGGCACCAGCCCGCCGCCCAGCACCCGGTCGAGCTCGCCGACGCCGGTGGAGCGCGCGGTGGCCGTCCGGCTGTCGACCTGGCCGATCGGCAGCGCGGCGGTGGAGACCCGGCCCGCCGCGGTCGTGCGTACGGCGGGGGCGCCGCCGAACTCCTCCACCGTCCCCCAGGCCTGGCACTCGGGGCAACGGCCGAGCCATTTGGCGGTCGTCCAGCCGCATTCGGTGCAGCGGTAGGACGGCCGGTCCTTCGCGGATTTCGTACGGGCAGCCATGGCGTCACCGTATCGGTGGGGTACGACAACACCGCCCCGGCGGTCGGCGTGCCCAGCCCGGCCGTCGGCCCGCACGCCCCGGCGCTCGCCCTGCACGCCCCGCCGCGCGCAGGGCGCACGGAAGCACTCCGGAGCACTTCGGGGGGAATCCAGGATCTCTGTCCGCTTTCCCAACTCTTTCGAGGGATACATTCACCCGTAAGGATTAAATGTACTCAAGGGGCACTTGAGGCATGCGCTCCGTTGCCTACGGTCGCCGGGTGACGAGCAGCAGGCTGGAGACCCCGACGCACACCACCGGCGCACACCGGGCGCACCGCCGAGGAACCGACGCCCCGGCACAGCGACCGCCCGCACGTTGCGAGCCGTATCTCGACGGCCTCTTCACGTACTGCCTCTCCGTGCTCTGCGACCACGACGCGGCCACCGAAGCGCTCGGCGCCGTCCTGGCGATCGCGGACCGGCAGGACGCCCGGGGCCCCACCGCCGAGGAGGAACGTCAATCCTGGCTCTACGCGCTGGCCCGGTGGACCTGCCGGCGGGCGCTGACCGAGCGCAGGCGCGGCCGTCAGGCCCACCGCCGCCCCTCGGGGACGGTCAAGCCACCCCGTACGGCCAAGGCCTCCGAGACCCGCAACGAGACCAGCGCCACTGCTCCTACCGGCACCGCGACCGGAAGCACCCCCGGGGCGCGCACCGCCCGCCGCACGCCGGAGCACACCGCGCCCGCCACCCCCGCCACCCCCGAGGACGCCGCCACTCCCGCCCCCGCCGAGTCACCGGCCGCCGAGGCCCGCCGCAGGGAACTCGCCACACTCGCCTGGCCCGAGGCCGCGGGCACCACCCCCGAGCAGCGCGAAGCCCTCGAACTGGCCGTACGCCACCGCCTCCCCCCGCGCGCCGTCGCCGCCGTGCTCAGTCTTGAGCCGGCCACCGCCCGGGAGCTGCTGGCCGCCGCGGCCTGCGAGGTGGAGCGCACCCGCGCCGCCCTCGCCGTCGTCGAGGGCGGCGACTGCCCCACCGTCGCCCGGCTCACCGGCGACCACCAGGTGCTGCTCTCCGCCGCCCTGCGACGCGAGCTCGTCCGGCACGTCGACGACTGCCCCCGCTGCCGCCGTGCCGCCGAACGCGCCGACGCTGCGGGCCCCTGGCCCGGAGCGGCCCTGGCCCCCGTCGCCGCCCTGCCCCTCGTGGAGGCCCCCCGCCCCTCCGTGTACGTCGCGATGGCCCAGGCCCACCGCTCGCGCGCCGCGGGCCCCCGCTTCGACCGGAGCGGCTATCCGCTCGACCCCAAGGACCAGGCCGCCCGCCGCGACCGGCTGCGCGCCCGGGTCGTGACGACCACGGTCGTCGCGACCGTGGTCGCCGCCCCCGTGATCGCCCTCTGGGCCGCCTACCGGGGGGCGCCGCAGACCGGCGAGGGCCACGACGGCGCCTCGGTCACCGCCACGGAGGTGGACGGCGCCGACGGTATGAGCGGTGACCCGTACGACCCCGAGAACACCGGCCACGGCCGCCCCGGTGACCGCTTCGGCGCCCGTGTCCCGGACGTCACCGCCGAGGTGGTCGGTGCCGGTGGCGCGGAGCGGGGCGACGCCCGGCTGACGGTGACGGCCCGGACCTCCGGGGCCGTCACGACGATCACGCTGACCAACCCCGGCCGGGAGCCGGTCGGCTGGTCGGCGGCGACGGACGCCTCGTGGCTGCGCCTGAGCCGTACGGCGGGCACGCTCGCGGCCGGGCGGTCCACCACGATCGCGGTGTCGGTGATCGGGGACGCGCAGCCGGCCGGGCCGTGGCGGGCCCGCGTCTCGCTGACCCCCCAGGGTTCCGCCGTACTCATCGACGGCCACGGCGTCACCGCTCCGCCCACGGGCGGCCCGCGCCCCACGCGCCCCGGTGCGGAATCGCCCCGCCCCACGGATCCCGGTCCCACGGATCCCGGCCCGACCGACCCGGGCCCCACGGATCCCGGTCCCACGGATCCCGGCCCGACCGACCCGGGGCCCACCGACCCCGGTCCCACCGATCCGGGCACCCCCGACCCCACGGACCCGCCGGACCCGACCGATCCGCCCGACCCCACGGACCCGCCCGAACCGACGCCGGACCCGACCGACCCGAGCCCCACGGACCCGTCCCCGGCCGATCCGGCCCCGACGAGCTGAGAGAAGAGGGTCCGGGGGAGGGGGCGGGAGGGGGGAGAGGGCTGAGGGAAGGGGAGGACGACGGGGCCCGGGAGATGGCCCGGCAGATGTGGCGTCCTCCCGGCCCGCTTCCCCCGACCCGCTTCCCGGGGCCCGCTACCCCGGACCCCGGGCTGAGGCCCCGGTCCGGGCCCCGGCTGCGGCTGCACCTCCGGTCCTCAGCCCCGACTCCCGGTCCCCCCCCGGCCCCCAGCCCTGACCCTCAGCCAGGCTTCAGGTCCGCCGGCCCCCAGCCCCCCGCCCCGGCCCCCGCCCCTCAGCCCCGGCCTCAGGCGCCCGGGGCCTCAGGTCGCCCGGGCCCCGGCCCCGCCCCTCAGCCCTTCTTCCTCGCCGCGGGCAGCGGCGGGTCCGCCGGGTGCGGGGCCATCGGCAGCAGCGAGGACAGCCGTTCCTCGCACAGCTCGGCCAGCCGGTCGTAGCCCTCCTTGCCCATCAGCTCGATCAGCTCCGGGCGGTAGGACACGTACACCGGGTCACCGGCCCCGTGCGCCGAGGTGGCCGAGGTGCACCACCAGTGCAGGTCGTGGCCGCCCGGCCCCCAGCCCCGGCGGTCGTACTCCCCGATCGTCACCTGGAGCACCCGGGTGTCGTCCGGCCGGTCGATCCAGTCGTACGTCCGCCGCACCGGCAGCTGCCAGCACACGTCCGGCTTGGTCTCCAGCGGCTCCCTGCCCTCCCGCAGCGCCAGAATGTGCAGCGAGCAGCCCGCTCCGGCGGAGAATCCCGGCCGGTTCTGGAAGATGCAGGAACCCTCCCAGCGGCGCGTCTGGCGTTCGCCGTCCTCGTCGACGCCGACCCAGCCCGTCTGAGTACCGACGTCGTGGAACTGCCACAGCTCCGGCGTGAGCCTGGCCACGTGCTCCGCGACCCGCTTCTCGTCGTCCTCGTCGGAGAAGTGCGCGCCCAGCGTGCAGCAGCCGTCGTCGGCGCGGCCCGCCTGGATGCCCTGGCAGCCGCTGCCGAAGATGCAGGTCCAACGCGACGTCAGCCAGGTCAGATCGCAGCGGAAGACCTGTTCGTCGTCGGCCGGGTCGGGGAACTCCACCCAGGCCCGTGCGAAGTCGACGCCCTTCTCGTCGGCCGGGTCCGGTCCGTTCGCCTCCGGCGGTGACGTCTGCTTGTTCGCCTTCGGCTTCTTCGTGGCTTTGTCCTGCTTAGCCTTTTTCGTCTTTGGCACGCGCCCAGAGTAAGTCGCGCGGCGCAGTAGCGTTCCCGTATGAGACTCGGAGTCCTCGACGTGGGATCGAACACGGTTCATCTGCTGGTGGTCGACGCCCACCCCGGCGCCCGCCCGCTGCCCGCGCACTCGCACAAGGCCGAGCTCCGGCTCGCCGAACTCCTCGACGAGACCGGCGCGATCGGCCCCCTCGGCATCGACCGGCTCGTGTCGACGATCGCCGGTGCCGTCCAGGCCGCCGAGGACAAGGGGTGCGAGGACGTGCTGCCGTTCGCCACCTCCGCCGTGCGCGAGGCCACCAACGCGGACCAGGTGCTGGAGCGGGTGCGGATCGAGACCGGCGTCGACCTCGCCGTCCTCAGCGGTGAGGAGGAGGCCCGGCTCACCTTCCTGGCCGCCCGGCGCTGGTTCGGCTGGTCCGCGGGGAAGCTGCTGGTCCTGGACATCGGCGGCGGCTCCCTGGAGATCGCCTTCGGCATCGACGAGGAGCCCGACACCGCCGTCTCCCTGCCGCTCGGCGCGGGTCGCCTCACCAGCGCCTGGCTGCCGGACGACCCGGCCGGCCCCGAACAGGTCAGGGCGCTGCGCCGGCACGTCCGGGCCAGCATCGCGCGGACGGTGGGCGAGTTCAGCCGGGCCGGCCGCCCCGACCACGTCGTCGCCACCTCCAAGACCTTCAAGCAGCTCGCCCGGATCGCCGGAGCCGCCCGCTCCACCGAGGGCCTGTACGTCCAGCGCTCGCTGAGC is a genomic window of Streptomyces sp. YPW6 containing:
- the disA gene encoding DNA integrity scanning diadenylate cyclase DisA; translated protein: MAANDRATTPGKSGQGTGNEALMRASLSAVAPGMALRDGLERILRGNTGGLIVLGMDRTVESMCTGGFVLDVEFTATRLRELCKLDGALILDKDMTKILRAGVQLVPDASIPTEETGTRHRTADRVSKACGFPVVSVSQSMRLIALYVDGERRVLEESSAILSRANQALATLERYKLRLDEVAGTLSALEIEDLVTVRDVTAVAQRLEMVRRIATEIAEYVVELGTDGRLLSLQLDELIAGVEPERELVVRDYVPEPTAKRSRTVAEALTELDSLTHTELLELPVVARALGYSGSPETLDSAVSPRGFRLLAKVPRLPGAIIERLVEHFGGLQKLLAASVDDLQAVDGVGEARARSVREGLSRLAESSILERYV
- a CDS encoding Ppx/GppA phosphatase family protein, coding for MRLGVLDVGSNTVHLLVVDAHPGARPLPAHSHKAELRLAELLDETGAIGPLGIDRLVSTIAGAVQAAEDKGCEDVLPFATSAVREATNADQVLERVRIETGVDLAVLSGEEEARLTFLAARRWFGWSAGKLLVLDIGGGSLEIAFGIDEEPDTAVSLPLGAGRLTSAWLPDDPAGPEQVRALRRHVRASIARTVGEFSRAGRPDHVVATSKTFKQLARIAGAARSTEGLYVQRSLSRTALEDWVPKLAAMTVEERGRLPGVSEGRAAQLLAGALVAEGAMDLFGVDELEICPWALREGVILRRLDHLPTERAALPG
- the radA gene encoding DNA repair protein RadA, giving the protein MAARTKSAKDRPSYRCTECGWTTAKWLGRCPECQAWGTVEEFGGAPAVRTTAAGRVSTAALPIGQVDSRTATARSTGVGELDRVLGGGLVPGAVVLLAGEPGVGKSTLLLDVAAKAASDAHRTLYVTAEESASQVRLRADRIRAINDHLYLAAETDLSAVLAHLDEVKPSLLILDSVQTVASPEIDGAPGGMAQVREVAGALIRASKERGMATLLVGHVTKDGAIAGPRLLEHLVDVVLSFEGDRHARLRLVRGVKNRYGATDEVGCFELHDEGITGLADPSGLFLTRRDVAVPGTCLTVTLEGKRPLVAEVQALTVDSQIPSPRRTTSGLETSRVSMMLAVLEQRGRISALGKRDIYSATVGGVKLTEPAADLAVALALASAASDTPLPKNLVAIGEVGLAGEVRRVTGVQRRLAEAHRLGFTHALVPTDPGRVPAGMKVTEVADMGDALRVLPRRSRQEAPQPRQEDNTRR